Proteins encoded by one window of Micromonospora coxensis:
- a CDS encoding HAD family hydrolase produces the protein MSRYHAVLFDFFGTLTRCVRRGSAHRTTAELLGCPEDTLTAVLDRTFYQRASGRHGTAEATLRWVCAQAGVHPSDAAVRAAVASRHRAVRADTRLREDAVPALAELRRRGVRTGVISDCTHELPVILPQLAVAPLLDVRVYSVQLGRCKPDPALYLAACQRLDVRPQDCLYVGDGGSRELSGAQRAGMTAVRLAAPDLTDHLVFDAERDWDGAVVGSLSEVVDLVDAVPAPC, from the coding sequence ATGTCCAGGTACCACGCGGTGCTGTTCGACTTCTTCGGCACCCTCACCCGCTGCGTACGACGCGGCTCGGCCCACCGGACGACCGCCGAACTGCTCGGCTGTCCGGAGGACACCCTCACCGCCGTCCTCGACCGGACCTTCTACCAACGGGCCAGCGGTCGTCACGGCACGGCCGAGGCGACCCTGCGCTGGGTGTGCGCGCAGGCCGGCGTACACCCCTCGGACGCCGCCGTGCGTGCGGCGGTGGCGTCCCGGCACCGGGCCGTCCGCGCCGACACCCGGCTGCGCGAGGACGCGGTCCCCGCCCTCGCCGAGCTGCGCCGCCGGGGCGTACGCACCGGGGTGATCAGCGACTGCACCCACGAGCTGCCCGTGATCCTGCCGCAGTTGGCGGTCGCCCCGCTGCTCGACGTGCGGGTCTACTCCGTCCAGCTCGGTCGCTGCAAGCCCGACCCGGCGCTCTACCTGGCCGCCTGCCAGCGCCTCGACGTACGCCCGCAGGACTGCCTCTACGTCGGCGACGGTGGCAGCCGGGAACTGAGCGGCGCGCAGCGGGCCGGGATGACCGCCGTCCGGCTGGCCGCCCCCGACCTGACCGATCACCTGGTCTTCGACGCCGAGCGGGACTGGGACGGGGCGGTCGTCGGGTCGCTCAGCGAGGTGGTCGACCTGGTCGACGCCGTGCCGGCGCCCTGCTGA
- a CDS encoding DMT family transporter: MLSVSSTPHRPPVDPLTVGVLVLAVAAVSSSAPLIAFAAAPALAVAFWRNLLAVAVLGPFSLARRRAEFRALTVGQGRREGWYCVLSGVALAAHFATWMPSAQLTSVAAATALGATQPVWQGLIARWQGRHLPYAVWAGIAVAVTGAVLATGADFAASGRAFAGDLLAVAGGMFAAVYTAFGERARSTISTATYTTICYGVCAAILLVVCLVGGVRLRGYDSGTWLAILGLVAGAQLLGHSMFNFALRRISATTVSVLVLLEAPGAALIAWVWLGQLPRPLALPGLALLLAGVAVVVLGGARAGRRPEPAPVPADAAPPAG, encoded by the coding sequence TTGCTCTCCGTGTCCTCCACCCCGCACCGCCCACCGGTGGACCCGCTGACCGTCGGCGTCCTCGTGCTCGCCGTCGCCGCGGTCTCGTCCTCCGCCCCGCTGATCGCCTTCGCGGCGGCTCCCGCGCTGGCCGTCGCGTTCTGGCGCAACCTGCTCGCCGTCGCCGTGCTCGGCCCGTTCTCCCTGGCCCGCCGCCGGGCCGAGTTCCGGGCGCTGACCGTGGGGCAGGGCCGGCGGGAGGGCTGGTACTGCGTGCTCTCCGGGGTGGCGCTCGCCGCCCACTTCGCCACCTGGATGCCGAGCGCCCAGCTCACCTCGGTGGCGGCGGCCACCGCGCTGGGCGCGACCCAGCCGGTCTGGCAGGGGCTCATCGCCCGCTGGCAGGGCCGGCACCTGCCGTACGCCGTGTGGGCCGGCATCGCGGTGGCGGTGACCGGCGCGGTGCTGGCGACCGGCGCGGACTTCGCCGCCTCCGGGCGGGCCTTCGCCGGTGACCTGCTGGCGGTGGCCGGCGGGATGTTCGCCGCCGTCTACACCGCCTTCGGCGAGCGGGCCCGCAGCACCATCAGCACCGCCACCTACACCACCATCTGCTACGGGGTCTGCGCGGCGATCCTGCTGGTGGTCTGCCTGGTCGGTGGGGTGCGGCTGCGCGGCTACGACTCCGGCACCTGGCTGGCCATCCTCGGCCTGGTCGCCGGCGCGCAGCTGCTCGGGCACTCGATGTTCAACTTCGCCCTGCGCCGGATCTCCGCCACCACGGTCAGCGTGCTGGTCCTGCTGGAGGCCCCCGGGGCCGCCCTGATCGCCTGGGTGTGGCTGGGCCAGCTGCCCCGCCCGCTCGCCCTGCCCGGGCTGGCCCTGCTGCTCGCCGGGGTGGCCGTGGTGGTGCTCGGCGGCGCCCGCGCCGGCCGTCGCCCGGAACCCGCGCCGGTCCCCGCCGACGCCGCCCCACCCGCCGGCTGA